The nucleotide sequence ACGCTGCGGTGAAAGGCGAGGTCGAGGCGGGTTTGCTCGCGGTAGTCGCCGCCCGGCGCGGCGTTTAGGGTCGCGAGCGCCGCCCTCAGCGCCGCCGCGTCGGCTCCGCGGTGTGCCCGAGCGGCCAGGGCGGCGGCCAGCCCGTCAAGCTCCTCGCGCACCACATAGGTTTCGCGCGCCTCGGCCGCGCTGAGAGCACGCACCCGCACGCCCTTGTTCGCCTCTGCCACCAGCAGGCCGTCTTGCGTCAGCCGCATCAGTGCCTCGCGAATCGGGGTGCGGCTAACCCCCAGCTTTTCTCCTAGCTCCACCTCGGCGATGCGTTCGCCAGGAGCAATCTCGCCGTCGAGAACAGCGCGGCGCAGGTGCTCGTACACACCGTCGCGCACCAGAGAAGGCCGCTCGAACGAGGACATCCTGGATAATGTATACAAAAAAGGAGTTCGCGGCAAGAACTCGGGCGCGGGCGGCCAGCCGTCTACCCGGCGTTTTCCTGCTGGTCCTCGCGGTACTTGGCCGGCTCGACCAGGCGGCCCAGCACCCCCAGCGTGAACAGAAAGAGCAGCGTCGCGCCGGTGGCAAGCACGTACAGGTGGAGCCCGCAGGCCACCCCGACCCCGGCCACCGCGAGGAGGCCCGCTGCGGTGGTCAGGCCCTTGGTTCCCTTGCCGGCACGGTCAGAAAAGATGGCTCCTGCCCCCAGGAAGCTCACGCCGCTGACGACCGCGCCGAGCACGCCCACCAGGTCAAAACGCACGAATTCCGAGTCGTCCGAAAAGCGCAGGATCAGCGTGTCGGCAAGCACCACAAACAGCGCTGCGCTCACGCCCACGAGAATGTAGGTGCGCAGGCCCGCGCCCCGGCGCAGCCGTTCCCGTTCCCAGCCGATCAGCCCACTCAGCCCAAAGGCCACGAGCAGCCCCTGCATCAGGCGCAGTTCATTCCAGAAGCTCTCCACAAGAGGCAGCTTAGAGTAGCCGGGGCTCAGTCCACGTACAGGCGTTCGATGGGAAAAATGTGGTCGGCCAGGCGGGCCAGGGCCTGGGCTCCGGCACGCTTTTGACAGGCTTCGGTGCCCAGGCACAGCGTCACGTAGCGGGTGCGCCGCGCGCCGACCACCACTCGGTACAGGGCGGCCTCGGTGCGCGAGCGGGTGTGGTGGCACAGGTCGCAGTGCAGAGCGTTTTTGCCCTTGGGTTCCAGCGGCGTCAA is from Deinococcus sp. YIM 77859 and encodes:
- a CDS encoding GntR family transcriptional regulator, with the protein product MSSFERPSLVRDGVYEHLRRAVLDGEIAPGERIAEVELGEKLGVSRTPIREALMRLTQDGLLVAEANKGVRVRALSAAEARETYVVREELDGLAAALAARAHRGADAAALRAALATLNAAPGGDYREQTRLDLAFHRSVTLAAHNAALADLARRLEQRVALIKHQTRTYNAHPDTGAQHAAILDAILARDAEAAREAARAHVRTFAALVLHDLGEAPL
- a CDS encoding MgtC/SapB family protein: MESFWNELRLMQGLLVAFGLSGLIGWERERLRRGAGLRTYILVGVSAALFVVLADTLILRFSDDSEFVRFDLVGVLGAVVSGVSFLGAGAIFSDRAGKGTKGLTTAAGLLAVAGVGVACGLHLYVLATGATLLFLFTLGVLGRLVEPAKYREDQQENAG